The genomic interval TCTGATCAGAGGGGCGCAGTGACCTTTAGAGAGCGGGAAATGAGGTCCGTGTTATTGTGAAGACGCagtctcctgggggggggggtggtaccgTGGGTCCCCCCCTTTCATATGGCAGCCGGTGGTTTCTGGGTAATCAGATCCACGCCAAGTCTGCGGTTCAGTAATGGCACTCCCACCCCAAGcaactcccccccaccccttatggaatgcaataaaaaaaagtcttttaaaaaaaaatgaacacgTGAGTCTTTAAAAATAGGTGGCAGGTTTCATGGAAAATGTTACTTGGCAGAGTGGAGGCGTGGGCGGGGCATCCCACAGGTGTCCCTGGGCACTGCACCTGTTGTGCGATCATCTCACGAGCTCctcagcgtgtgtgtgtgcgcgtgtgtgtgtgtgtgcgggggagggggtgtcttTCGGGCACCAGGGTGCAGCCGCCGTGCGCGTGAGGAGATTCTGTGGCAGTCGGCTCTGCCCCACTCTGCGCGGATTTTCCGATCCCCTACCCCGCTCTCAGATGCTCGTTAATCTGCCGGCGCTATTTTTATCCATCCGACCCCacgcagcaccccccccccccacccccctgtccTGTCCCTTGGCCTCTTAGCCAAACGCTGAGCGCTTTGCCAGGCTCTGGCTGCAATTAGTGCCCCGTTCCGTGAGGAATCGCCCAGATTCCGCCTCCCCGTCTCCTCCGGAGCCTGACTCACTGGCCAACTGCTCTCACTGCCCGCCATCCGCTGGAGGGGACCCCCGGCCAGATCGTCGAACCCATCGGACAAAGCAGTCTTCAGGTCCTCAGTTCCTTGGTTCCTTCTCATATGGGGGTTAGAGGATCTAAACTTGGTTTAGTTGCATTAAGATAGTCAAGGAGGACGTGAGCATGTCTGTACCTGCACTGTTAGACTCGCTTTCATGGCTGCTCACAGGACGCTTATCCTGCTTTTTCAAAGCTCCCTGTTCATCCCCGATGCCACCCACATGCACCAATATCCAGAGCTGTTCATGACTGCAGTCACCCTGAGCTGTCTGTGAGTGTAGTCACCCTGAGCTGTCTGTGAGTGTAGTCACCCTGAGCTGTCTGTGAATGTAGTCACCCTGAGCTGTCTGTGAGTGTAGTCACCCTGAGCTGTCTGTGAGTGTAGTTGTCCTGAGCTGCGCGTGACTGTAGTCGCTCTGAGCTGCGTGTGACTGTTGTCGTCGTGAGCTACATGTCAGTCTAGTCTCCCTGAACTGCGTGTGAGTGCAGTCATCCTGTGCTGCGCGTGATTGCAGTCGGCCTGAGCTGTGTGTTAGTGCAGTTGTCCTGTTTTGCCCATGAGTGCAGTCCTTTGCTGTACCTGAGTGCAGTTATCCTGTgcagcatgtgtgtgcagttacCCTGAGCTGGGTGTGAGTGCTGTCGTCCAAACACTCCCTCCTTCGCCCCACCCCCATTAATCCATTGAGTTCTTCATGTCTCTTCAAAGGGACAAATACAGCCCTGATGTGGTGCGGAGCGGCCAGTGCTGGGTCCCCCGGCCACCAAAGCACGCAGTGGTCCATGCTGGATCCCCTGGCTGTGGAATTGTGGAGAGGCCCGTGCTGGGTCCTCTGCAGCTGAGGTGCAGGGCGGCCCATGTTGGGTCCTCTGGAGCTGAGGTGCAGGGCGGCCCGTGTTGGGTCCCCGCAGTTCTCCATAAATACAGTCATCCTCTCTGCTCTCTTCTGCCTGTGTTCATCAGATAAATGCATAGCATGAAGAGTCGCCCACTGACAACACAGAATAACTCCTGACTGTATATAATGGATTAATAAATAAAGGCTGGGAGGGGCAGCATTCCTGGAcctgggggggggttccctcTCCTATAGAGAGCGCCGTCACCTTTTGTGTAGTGGACTTATTTGAATTGGATGAGTGCTTTTTTTGTTCCCGTTCCTGTTCTGCTCTCATCACTGGGGTCTTTGTACACACTCCACACACTCCCCAGGATGGGCATTACGGTCTCTGCCCCCCAGTGCTTATACACTGACTATGAAGCACGAGACGGAGTGGGTTGTTGGGCGTGTTTTCGTCAGTTTGGGGGGCATTTTTGGAGGGAAATCTATTGTCTTTCCCAGAATGTTCTcacagtgcccccccaccctgcaaaTGACATTCCTGTGTctcccccactgcccccccccattcatgCACCCAGCCCCCCTCTCCAGCTGCCCTTCGTGCCCACACAGACAGCCCCCTCACACTACGAGCAGTGAGACGGGCAGCGGAGGCACAGCGCCCCAGTGCTAGGCTGGACGCTGCCACCCTGCTCGTATTTCTCCTGGCACAATGTGCCACGCCAgtgacacacactcacagccaGCAGCCATGAGTAGGCAGACATCGAACACTAAAGTTGAGGGTCTTTCTCAAAAAGGATCTTTGCCCTCCTCAGTGAGTCTGCAAGTTTGTTTGACCTTTATGCTTCTGATGACTGGAGCTTGGCTTTGTGACAAACCAACAGACCTGGTTCATGCTTTTCCAGAAGGGTCTTTGCTCCACCCAGTCTCTTTAAATAGTTCTACCCGGGTGCATATCTGTGACAGGCTGATGGGACTGGTTTTCAAGACCAAAGCCGGAGTGACACGCGACAGTATCACCGACGGTAAATTGGGAGAGGCGGTCGTGAGCCAGGGGAGGGAGCCAAGCCGAAACAGAGATCCCATCTAAAGATGCGGCCCTGAGGGACACGCTGTTCACCCAGGACTGGCAGGACATTCGGTACTATACCTGTGTCAGAAGGTCAGGACCCCCGGGCTGAAAGATTAAGGACGTGTTTATCAGGGAGGGCAACCCGGAGACGACGTCGAGACAATTAAAGAGGCAGGAGTCACAGAGGCTGGATCGGCGGTGGCATCAGTGACAGGGAGAGCAGAAGGGCCGCAGTTTTAATGGGCCCCCGTCTGTGCGAGCTTCTGCGCACTGGGGACGGCCGCTTATACGGATTCTGACGTGGCCCCTGCCTTCTACTGTAATGACAGTGGCTGCAGTCTCTGACGGTTACTCTATATTCAAACAATTGTCCCTCGAGATGGGGGGTGCAAAATAGAGTGCAGCATCCCCTGAAGGAGAAGCCGAGAACGTTACTGAATAGTAGGGAAGCCACTcttctgtgtttttctgtgatGAACTGCTCTGCAGACCAGAAGAATGGGAGCCTAGATTTCTGCGGCATCTTGCTGCCTCAGGACTAGCCCTGGTACTACCTCAGTGTGCCCCTAATCCCCCCAACCATCAGCATCACCGCCGCCACCCTCCATCCCAATCGGAACCTGTGGTGGTGGGAGGCGCTTTGGGGAttgatgctgggggggggggggatggatggGGAAGGATGGGGGGGGATGGGAAGTCCAGATTGGCGGCAGCCACGTTATTCATACGAATCACCACGATCAAGcgggaaggggtggggggcgggggggctcggGAGCAGCTCCTTCCCTCGTTTCCCGTGGCACCCCCACGGGAGGTCATTTACTAACGTGCTGCAGGCAGCATGTTATATTCTGGGGCACAGCCAGACCTGTGAGCCAGCAGTGGTCGTATGGCTCGGGGCAGGTAGCGTGTTATGCTCTTGGGTGCATACCATCCTATGAGGTAGTGGCAGCCGCATGGCTTGGTGCAAGCAGCATCTTGCGCTCCAGGACATAGATAGACCTGTGACGCAGCCCCATGGGTTAATGCAGGAAACAAGTTGTGCTCTGGGGCATAGTCAGACCTGCAAGGCAGTAACGGTCGCATGATTCAAAGAATGCAGCAAGTTACACCCTGGGGGTATAGTCAGATTTGGGAGGTAGCAGTGGTCGCATGGCTTAATGCAGTCAGCATGTTGTGCTTTCGGGCATAGTCAGACTTGTGAGGCAACAGCAGTCACATGGTTTGGTGCAGGCAGTGCGTTATGCTCTGAGGCATAGTCAGACTTGCGAGGCAGTAGTGGTCGCATGGCTCGGTGCAGGCACTGTGTTACACTCTGGTCCGCAGTCAGATATGCGAGGTAGTGGCTGCTGCATGGTTCAGTGCAGGCAACATATTATGCTCTGAGATGCAGTTAGAACTGCGAAGCAGTGGCAGTTGCATGGCTcggtgcaggcaggtgaatAAGTCTCCCAGGTAGACGGTTATGGGGGCCCTGCAGACTACATGAAAGGCTGCATCGAACTCAACACAGCTTCAAACGGTGTCATTCTCCTCCCCGCCagccagccaccccccccccccccacgcacccacacacacacacacacacacacacacacacaccccaccacTCAGTTTATCTCCCCCTTTTCCGTTTACTCCGTTACCATGGTTACTCACAGCTGGAGACACCGGCGTGAgaaacgtggggggggggggggttgtctccGTTTTTCTGCCTGGGTCTTTGTCATTGCTGTTCCTTCATTGGTGCCCGTGGAGTTTTCTAAGGTAGCTTTGCAGAAGATATGAGGTGAGAAGATAAACATGCATGCCAGCTATTGTCATGACAGCATTGAACCAAAACATTCTGTCTAGAGTATATTTTTCACTCCATGGCATTCAGCAGCTGTAGAATAATTCCTAAAACTGACCAAGATTTGTGAGGAGGAAGCATTTAGACGTTGTGCACGTAGTGATTTGGGGGGTTGCGACATTAATTTGCTTTCCTCCCGGCATTTCCCAGTGATAATTGGTGCCTATTTAGCTCTATTCTTGGTTGGGCAATATAAAAGCTCAAAGCAACAACTAAGTACAGCCCATGTGCTTGAACTGCATAACAGAATGTAGAAAAAGGGATGGAATAGAGGGAGACACGCACATTGACGCTGCAAGCGCGCCGAAATTGATTTGGCTCCCTTTTTAATGCAAATCTGTGGCTCCGTTCGCAGGCAGCGATTGGACGGCCGTTGTTTCCCGCCAGCGAGCGAGGCTAGTCTTACAATGAGGTGATAAGAGGATGTATTCAGAGACGGCAAGAGCGGGAATGCCAGGAGAATGAGACCAAGCTGGAGAGAGAGCGAGTGTGAGAAAAGAGGGGGATGTGGAGGAGAGGGGAGAGCACAGCGAAAGAGGATTagatggaggaggagagggCTGCTGACGGAGAGAGGGTTaatgagggagggagagaaagagagagagacggaaAGAGGGAAGTAGCAGTTGCCATTAATCTGGCGTGCTCGTGGTCCCCTGGGCCTCTCAGTGCCGGAGTGGAGCCGGCCTTGCTGAGCTATGGGTTAGATGCTCGCACCATTAGAGCCCAGCACTGCCTCAGCCCCCCCAAATTGGCACAGCCACCGTGGCTAAAAGCATACAACGCCAGTCCAGGCTACCCTCGTCCTCACTGTCTGAGGCTGGAGCCAAATGAATAGTCTTTCATGTCAATAGAGTGCAAGCGTCAAGGTTTCCCTTGACTGTTTCCACCACCACCTCCGCACTGTGCAGATTTTCTAGACGCGAGCCTAGCTGGTGTAGTGCCACCTCCGTGCTGTAATCTCCAGTGACGTCTCTGACGGAGTTttccatgtccccccccccccccccccccacagaactCCATACGGCACAACCTGTCCCTGCACACTCGCTTCATCCGCGTCCAGAACGAGGGCACCGGGAAGAGTTCCTGGTGGATGCTGAACCCGGAGGGAGGCAAGGCAGGGAAGGCACCTCGGCGCCGGGCCGTCTCCATGGACAATAACTCCAAATACTTGAAGAGCAAGGGGCGGGTCAGCCGGAAGAAGGCAGCGGGGCGGCCGGGGCTTGGGGCCGCGCCTGGGCTGCAGGGGTCCGTCGCAGAGGAGGGCAGCCCCAGCGGAAAggcggtgggggtgggagcAGGTGCTGAGGAGTTTGATGCCTGGACGGACATCCACTCCCGGGCCAGCTCTTCCACCTCCACCCTGAGCGGCCGCTTGTCACCCATCCTGGCCGAAGCCGAGCTGGAGGAGCCTGAGGAGGGTGTTCTCTCCTGCTCCGCCTCCCCCCGCCTGTACCCCAGCCCATCCAGCGCCCGCTCGCCTGCCCTGGGAGCCGCCGGGCACTGTCCTTCAGTGGAGCTCCCGCAGCTTGCTGACTTGACGGGGGCCATCAGCCTGGAGGAGAGGCTCCTGGAAGAAGGGTACCACcagcccccccggcacaagcgTCCCAGCTTCCACTTCGGGTCCGGCAGCAAAGGCCAGGGCTCGTACTGTGGCTCCGTGTATAGCCAGCCGGCCATGGGGCTGCTGCGGCACCACTCGCCCATGCAGACCATTCAGGAAAACAAAGCTGCCAGCTTTCAGGGCTCAATGAGGGGCTACGGCAGCTCCAACGCCCTGCAGGACCTGCTCACCGGGGGGCCGCGCTACTGCAGCAAGGACATGATGCTGAGGCCAGAGGCAGAGTCACACCCCCTGATGGGTCCCTCCAGCACAGGCCACTCCCTCAGCCACAGCGCCGGCCTCCACCACGGCCATAACCAGAACCCAAGCCACAATCCCAGTCACAATGCCAACCCCGGGCATAATGTGCATCACAGTGCCAGTCATAATCCCAgccacagtcacagtcacagccATACTGCCAACCACAACCACAGCTCCAATCGCAACCAGAACCCTACTCACAACCACAACCCTACTCACAACCACAACCACAACCCTACTCACAACCACAACCATGCGCACACTCGCCCAGGTCAGCAACCGGCTCTCACACCCCAGATGAACAGTGGACTTCTGCAGCCCTACAGCCTCAAAGCCCCTGACCTATATAGCCCCTCAGGCCACGCCCACCTACCTGCCTCCACCTCCTTGCCCCCTAACCCGGCTGGCATGCTGGGGATGCCCCAGGATTCCTGCCACCTGGCCACAGCCCCGCACCCCCGACTCCAGCCCTACTCCGGGGGCCACCACCAGGGCATGGAGGACCCCCGACATGGACACTACCACCACCCACAGAGTGGAAGCGGAGGCTACCATGGTTATCATCACCCGCACCATCCCCACGCCCATCACCCACATGATCGGCTGCCCGCTGACTTGGACCTGGACATCTTCCAGGGCAGCCTGGACTGCGATGTGGAGTCGATCCTCCTCAATGACTTCATGGACTCTGAGGAGATGGACTTCAACTTCGACAGCTCTTTGTCCCAGGGGATGGGCATGGGTATGGGTATGGGAATGGGCATGGGCATGGGCATGGGCATGGCGGTGGGAATGAGTGGCCTGGCgggccccccccaggcccacaATAATCAGAACTGGGTGCCTGGCTGACCCTCCCTTGGTAACGCTTGGAGAGACCTCACACATGACGAGGAGCGGTTGGCAAGGGGGGTCCTTCAGATTGACATACCCAGCTGTCTGCTTGACTGTGACTTCTAGGCCACATGAGAAAACAATGTGATAGAAACACATACAATCTAACCGCCTCTCCCCCACCCAAtttcccccccatcccctcaaTCTACCCCAAGCCCTCTGCCCCCGGTCACTGTGCTTATGGTTCACGTCcttccagtctgtcgagtcagTCGTACTGTGATGACAATCCCAGTGTTACCGCCATCTACCAAGGCCTCCCGTCAAGCCGGAACTTTCTAGCACTTTATATGTATGATGCTGGGAGTCACGCAGATGCCACCAGGGGAGGTCGCTCTGCCGTGCGGCACGTTCCGCCTGCCGGGGGCGCCCCCGGGCATATCCATCAGGCTCGAGCGTCGACACTCCGCACGTCGCCGCGACCCAGCGTGTCTGCCTCGCACCCAGCACCTCCGCGCCGCTAGCTTGCCGCTGACGTCACCCCATTGAAATTCCGCGTCTCGCTTTTAATCTCCAAAGTGACCCAGTAGTGATGTATCATTATTGCAAATTTAATGCAGTGGTGGCACCCCCAGCCCACGTCCGCTGCGCGTAATGCGCTGAGTGAAGGGAGTGATTAACGCTAAGTCATCTTGCAGTAATGTAGCCGGcgccccaccccacctcacccCCACCTGATTAAACAGAAAGGGTGCGGAAGGTGCACAAGTCCTCTGAAGGCCCAGTAGAACCTTTCCTTCTCCCTTCTTATTTGTGACTTAATTGGCTTCCCATTCCATAAACCAACATCTCACCGAGTTCCCCGTAGTGAGGGGCTGGGGTGCCCTAACTGCCCCCGTCCTTCCTGTCTGCGTTTAGGCCACGCTTTTCTCGTGTTCTGCCGGCTGCGTTGTGGTTTTGACTTTGTTTACCGGTCCATTGagtggaaaaagaaaaaaaaaaaaacgcgaCCGAACTGTGGCTCTCGTCAGACAGTGCTGACCTTGTCGTCGTTACACTCATCTTTGCTTTGATGTCGTTCTTTATCCTCATTGTTCTCTGTGTAAAGAAGCAGAGTCGTTCGCCCTGGGGGGTGACAAAGCGGCTACgcaacaggtggaactaatgGCTCTCATCCAGACCATCTTGGACGTGCACACAAACCACTGCGACCACAGAAGACCTCTACAGGTCTGCCCTGCTCAGCTCTGGGAACTAATATATCCCCCCCGCCTCTGATGCTAATGAACAGTGCTACCAACAAGGGGAGGACACGCGTTTTCTGGGTGCCCAGGCTCGGTGAGGCCAAGGATCAGGCCAAGTGTTACCTGCCGATGATGGATAATGCCTCTTCTTTCAGTGATGGGTCTTTATTTTCACTAGTACAGGTTAAGCCCATTGAACCTTGAGGGGCAGATTTTGTGACTCCCCCCAGTTGTTCTTCATTTGCCTCCTGGGGCAGATACGGGGTTCAGTGTAACCTTTGACCCTTTGACGTGTAAGTGTGTGCGCATCAACCTTGTACCGCAGTGGTGTAGAGAAATACAAAATCCAACAGAGGACCTTCCCGGTATTTATATATGAAGCTGCATATGCATAATATATACGAATAGCatacaaatatttattaatgAAAAAGTTGGTCTTTGACTTCCTGAGTGTGGTAGCATCCCATTgaaccctgaccccccccctcacttCCTGTCTTTGTTACTGAATCATACTTCAGTTATAATTTAATGACCTTTTATTTTGTACAAAATCTATATTGAGAAAATTGTATAATAATTTTTAACGAAAAAAATATCaattttgctgttttatttcttCCTTTTTTAAAGAGAATGTATCTTATCACCTGGTGACTGTTAAATAAATGAGAAGATCTGATTGACGCCCgtttccgtgtgtgtgtgtgggcacgaCCCTCCGCTCCTGTCATCGTGACTCGCCGTGTGGCACCTCCCGGTGTGTGTGTCTCCCATGTGTCTTTTGTGGGTGCGTGCAgttatgtgtgtttttgtttgtgggtgtgtatgacggagagagagagagagagagagagagagagagaaaggaaggAGGATACCTTTCCAGCAATGTCACCTTGTCCCTCCATTTTCCCCCCATCCTCTGCACCCATGTGTAACATATGAGAGCGCACCGTGTTTTTGCTCACCACGACGGCATGCATGTACGcgccgtgtgtgtgcgtgtgtgtgcgtgcaccgGTGTGACATTgagcaagtgtgtgtgtgagagacagtgatgggggtggggagcgggggaggggggggggggcgagcatCTAATAAGGCTTGTTATCGGCTGTGAAGCTGCAGGATGGTCGCAGCTGCTGCGGTCCCATCGGAGGCATTTCTCGCAGAGGGAGCGTGCATCTTGAAGGCGCCATACTGCGAGGTCCCCTAGGGAGCagcctgcgcccccccccccccacgcacccccccctcctccccaaaGATGCCACGCTTTCTAATTGACTCCACTCTGCCAGTGCCTttttggagagagagagcgcgagCGTGAAGCCCCGCGGCATCAACGCACCGGGGAGGATGAGATGGCTGCCTTCCCTGCCTCCCAGCATGCATCGGGGCTTGCCGAGGTGCGGCAGAGCCGGCGTCGGAGTCCAGGTGCGCCGCCCGAGGGTCGTGTGCCCGACTCCCCCGTCGCCTGGGAGCAGATGGCACAGTTACAGGTGCCCCTCGGTGACCAGCGTGGCCTGGAGCTGGGAGACAGATACTGGAGCTGTCGTTTACAGATACTTATTCATTTAACGTCACGGACGGCCGACGCCTGTGCCGATCGCTGTGGAGTTTAGGGACCAGGCAGTCAGAAATATGCTCAGCCTGCACAAGGTAACAGTGAGCAGAGGCTCCATCAAACTGGAGGGAGGAGGAGCTTAGCATACTAATCAAATGACACATATATGTAAGAAATCTCTAAAACAGCTTTCTTAAAAATGCTGGCTATACTTCAGGATGGATTGATGTTTACATACAAGGAGGCTCTATTATATGTTATTTTGCTTATATAAAACATTTCACAGGATTAAGCCTTTTATGGATTAGATTAAATCAGATTAAATCTACTAcagtggtgtttttttctggGAAATTCGTAACTGCAACTCAACCTGCCACCATTGCTTTCAGAGACATTCAAGTAGCCTGACCAtgaattttttgtgtttttatttcactCAGAACGTCAGGTAATGGCTGCAAAGCTCTTGGATTCATGCAGAAACACCAGCCTCACGAGGGAACCCCTGTAGGGCAGGAGTTAGCTGACCCGCAACtcaacacaaaacaaaattgaGTTTGTTGAAAAACTGCATAGGCTGGGCTTGCAGAATGCCGGCACGCTTCAGACGGGATCTCTGTCCATTTCACACGGCTTCTCCATTCTGTTCCTCCTTCTCCTCTCAGAAAAACACTCATTTCCCAGTTTGT from Paramormyrops kingsleyae isolate MSU_618 chromosome 9, PKINGS_0.4, whole genome shotgun sequence carries:
- the LOC111848797 gene encoding forkhead box protein O6-like produces the protein MLMMEDDNELEAHQVEIDSDFEPQSRPRSCTWPLPCPDDFPAAEEVNGGLPLSSVKVEPDNVPACRAERNGGTPAELKHPAGAPAPAAAALPCLAGAALDVAGQLRKAKSSRRNAWGNQSYADLITRAIESTPEKRLTLSQIYDWMVRYVPYFKDKGDSNSSAGWKNSIRHNLSLHTRFIRVQNEGTGKSSWWMLNPEGGKAGKAPRRRAVSMDNNSKYLKSKGRVSRKKAAGRPGLGAAPGLQGSVAEEGSPSGKAVGVGAGAEEFDAWTDIHSRASSSTSTLSGRLSPILAEAELEEPEEGVLSCSASPRLYPSPSSARSPALGAAGHCPSVELPQLADLTGAISLEERLLEEGYHQPPRHKRPSFHFGSGSKGQGSYCGSVYSQPAMGLLRHHSPMQTIQENKAASFQGSMRGYGSSNALQDLLTGGPRYCSKDMMLRPEAESHPLMGPSSTGHSLSHSAGLHHGHNQNPSHNPSHNANPGHNVHHSASHNPSHSHSHSHTANHNHSSNRNQNPTHNHNPTHNHNHNPTHNHNHAHTRPGQQPALTPQMNSGLLQPYSLKAPDLYSPSGHAHLPASTSLPPNPAGMLGMPQDSCHLATAPHPRLQPYSGGHHQGMEDPRHGHYHHPQSGSGGYHGYHHPHHPHAHHPHDRLPADLDLDIFQGSLDCDVESILLNDFMDSEEMDFNFDSSLSQGMGMGMGMGMGMGMGMGMAVGMSGLAGPPQAHNNQNWVPG